A region from the candidate division KSB1 bacterium genome encodes:
- a CDS encoding sulfatase-like hydrolase/transferase, translating into MTDTKLNLTPPNILVILIDDLRADALGVNGHPFFKSPNINRIAKEGVQFQNAFVTHSLCSPSRATLLTGLYSHQHRVLDNETPLNSRLATVAQLLHNAGYETAFIGKWHMGFLDAMPKPGFDRWVSFIGQGKYLNPTINVDGEKIQASGHMTDILTNYALEFLNRDRQKPFFLVLSHKAVHDPFTIQARFYRLYENANIVLPVTYGEDLSGKPAFLQEYRNFFKQDLRLRIQQYYECLAGVDEGVGKVLSKLTQKQLLKNTLVIFTSDNGYILGEHNVGDKRLAYEESIRVPLFVRYPPWFAAGAQSQTFALNIDLAPTILEAAGISGTRQLPGFSLRKLANGDVQRKSFLYQYFFDSAVPMIPPMRAIRTPDFKYIRYFGPNAIDELYDLKNDSIETRNLIDNPAFAGVLRRLRFQLDSLRLATGDTSALDTAVGEQRSGVPHDFELYQNYPNPLAAGGIYGDAVTTIRYALYKTVSIRLEIFDATGRKVATLVEAVQGPGIRAINWKPSHHPSGVYLCRLQAGALVQTRKMVVLR; encoded by the coding sequence ATGACCGACACCAAGCTCAATTTGACCCCGCCCAATATTCTGGTCATTCTGATTGATGATTTGCGCGCTGATGCGTTGGGCGTGAATGGTCATCCTTTTTTCAAAAGCCCCAACATCAACCGCATCGCCAAAGAGGGTGTGCAGTTTCAGAACGCCTTTGTCACGCATTCGCTGTGCAGCCCCAGCCGCGCGACGCTTTTGACCGGGCTCTATTCGCATCAGCACCGGGTGCTGGACAATGAGACGCCGCTTAATTCCCGGCTGGCGACGGTGGCGCAACTTCTGCATAACGCCGGCTATGAAACCGCCTTCATTGGCAAATGGCACATGGGTTTTCTCGATGCCATGCCCAAACCCGGCTTCGACCGCTGGGTCAGTTTTATCGGCCAGGGCAAATATCTCAATCCGACCATCAACGTCGACGGCGAAAAAATTCAGGCCAGCGGTCACATGACCGACATTTTGACGAATTACGCGCTGGAGTTTCTCAACCGTGATCGTCAAAAACCTTTCTTTCTCGTTCTATCTCATAAAGCCGTGCACGATCCGTTTACGATCCAGGCACGATTTTATCGCCTCTACGAGAATGCCAATATCGTCTTACCCGTAACCTACGGCGAAGATTTATCCGGCAAGCCGGCTTTTTTGCAAGAATATCGCAATTTTTTTAAACAAGATTTGCGGTTGCGAATTCAGCAATACTACGAATGCCTTGCCGGCGTGGATGAAGGAGTTGGAAAGGTTCTTTCGAAATTGACGCAGAAACAGTTGTTAAAAAACACGCTGGTCATTTTCACCAGCGATAACGGTTATATCTTGGGCGAGCACAATGTCGGCGACAAGCGCCTGGCTTATGAAGAATCAATCCGGGTGCCGCTGTTTGTGCGTTATCCGCCGTGGTTCGCCGCCGGAGCCCAATCGCAAACATTTGCGTTGAATATTGACCTGGCGCCGACTATTCTTGAAGCGGCGGGAATTAGCGGCACGCGCCAACTGCCGGGCTTCTCGCTGCGCAAATTGGCGAATGGCGACGTGCAACGCAAGAGCTTTCTGTATCAATACTTTTTCGACTCAGCTGTTCCCATGATACCGCCGATGCGTGCGATTCGTACGCCTGATTTCAAATACATCAGGTATTTTGGCCCCAACGCCATCGACGAATTATATGATTTGAAAAACGATTCAATTGAAACCAGGAATTTAATCGACAATCCCGCTTTTGCCGGCGTCCTGCGGCGGCTGCGGTTTCAGCTTGACAGCCTGCGCCTGGCAACCGGTGATACGTCGGCATTGGATACCGCCGTTGGCGAGCAGCGAAGCGGCGTGCCGCACGATTTTGAATTGTACCAGAATTATCCCAATCCGCTCGCCGCCGGTGGAATTTATGGCGATGCTGTCACGACAATTCGTTATGCGCTCTATAAAACTGTATCGATTCGTTTGGAAATTTTTGATGCGACTGGACGAAAGGTGGCGACGTTGGTTGAGGCCGTTCAGGGTCCCGGCATTCGAGCAATAAACTGGAAGCCTTCTCATCACCCAAGCGGAGTTTATCTTTGCCGGCTGCAGGCGGGAGCCCTTGTTCAAACGCGAAAAATGGTTGTCCTGCGCTAA
- a CDS encoding glycosyltransferase produces the protein MKIALVHDWLVSMRGGEKVFLEICRLFPSAEIYTLVHRSGSVDADIEAHRLHTSFLQKIPGSARHYPKLLPFFPMAIEAFDLTPYDVVISSSHCVAKGVITRPETLHVSYLHSPMRYIWDLHFTYFPRGEGNFLKRALYRSVANYLRLWDVASTNRVDKMIANSHFVAQRIWKYYRRKASVVHPPVEVDKFSVASEVDGYYLAFSSLVPYKRLDLAIQAFNQLRLPLKIIGGGSERAALEKIAGTNIEFLDWLPDNEMRRVLAQARALVFPGVEDFGIIPVEANACGVPVIAFGAGGVLDTIIPLDERHQPNRQPTGLFFAEQSVGAIVHAVECFEAKQIFFQDRQAIRQTTFRFHPEVFRRKITTQITRAARRRGLVFHPEINAPVCELDETKFVREPAACLV, from the coding sequence GTGAAAATCGCCTTGGTGCATGATTGGCTGGTTTCGATGCGCGGCGGAGAAAAGGTGTTTTTGGAAATCTGCCGCCTCTTTCCCAGCGCCGAGATTTACACGCTGGTGCATCGTTCAGGCAGCGTCGATGCGGACATCGAAGCGCATCGCCTTCATACGTCGTTTTTACAAAAGATTCCGGGCAGCGCCAGGCATTATCCGAAATTGCTGCCGTTTTTTCCAATGGCGATCGAAGCCTTCGACCTGACGCCCTACGACGTGGTGATCAGCAGCAGCCATTGCGTTGCCAAAGGCGTGATCACGCGGCCGGAAACGCTGCACGTTTCTTATCTTCATTCACCCATGCGTTATATTTGGGATTTGCATTTTACTTATTTCCCTCGAGGCGAAGGAAATTTTCTGAAACGGGCGCTTTATCGCAGCGTCGCGAATTACCTGCGTCTGTGGGACGTCGCCTCCACCAACCGTGTGGACAAGATGATTGCCAACTCGCATTTTGTCGCGCAGCGCATTTGGAAATATTATCGTCGCAAGGCCAGCGTTGTTCATCCGCCGGTGGAGGTCGATAAATTCAGCGTCGCCTCCGAGGTCGACGGCTATTATCTGGCGTTCTCTTCGCTGGTGCCTTACAAGCGCCTCGACTTGGCGATTCAAGCTTTCAATCAACTGCGCCTGCCGCTGAAAATTATCGGCGGCGGCTCGGAGCGCGCGGCGCTGGAAAAAATCGCCGGCACGAACATTGAGTTTTTGGATTGGCTGCCGGATAACGAGATGCGCCGCGTTTTGGCGCAGGCGCGCGCCCTGGTTTTCCCCGGCGTGGAAGATTTTGGCATCATCCCGGTGGAAGCGAACGCCTGCGGCGTGCCGGTCATCGCCTTCGGCGCCGGCGGCGTGCTGGATACGATTATTCCACTGGATGAGCGCCATCAGCCAAATCGCCAGCCCACTGGCTTGTTTTTCGCCGAGCAGTCGGTTGGCGCCATTGTGCACGCCGTCGAGTGTTTTGAGGCAAAGCAGATTTTTTTTCAAGACCGCCAGGCCATCCGGCAAACAACGTTTCGTTTTCATCCGGAGGTGTTCCGGCGAAAGATCACGACACAGATCACCCGGGCCGCGCGTCGCCGGGGGCTTGTTTTTCATCCGGAAATCAACGCGCCCGTTTGCGAGCTTGACGAAACAAAGTTTGTGCGCGAGCCGGCGGCTTGTTTGGTATAA
- a CDS encoding cellulase family glycosylhydrolase — MRNLKSTFSLFGIGAIILLFWRPAGNRAIGSSSNDTSVVSSYKIESGKKSFWAVHSHITRTDPADNEFASREQTLRVVKKLGINFVRTGFIWRDIQPQPNRWQWAKFDSVVQSARQQQVYLLGVIHAPPAWAFPAHEHLNEWAVFVDSVVTRYGDDVTDWEIWNEPNIGKFWPKTAPVERYFDLVKRSYQIIKQKRPGANVVLGGMANQPSAFIFWERLAELGVADYCDAVAYHPYGVVGEELAPVLQRIRGIFSQNHSSSKPIWITEYGWAAWRHPLHPAFSDALTQVLRYCFEHELQIKQPPAILVLDDGYTAETEICDLYEPIRRQVEAFGWRIELVDIEALLKFLQTARQPGRQNVVMISTNQLPGELLEPLIDFVQRGGSVVALGGAPFPKYAARLNLVLSVDHGEEDAPNWINRTLRNFNLPANAPANNFLRDPKAPQKVRYIPLFSANRQGQALGETAALYDYQGEKKGALIAFTNSLTIKSTKRSVTYHQQAIAILKTALVYWLEEGRHFFIYEFRDQERDTKDKYYGLVEKDFRLKEAARALAWLQQQLGDGVVVRSKNYFNDGAIITLENSKSERFVVTWGREAAASFKSNFMSTKQYVPETYNCVQADKLLAGLERGQKGALTNFIVWRAAK; from the coding sequence ATGAGAAATCTTAAATCAACTTTCAGCTTATTCGGAATCGGCGCCATCATTTTACTGTTTTGGCGCCCGGCCGGTAATCGCGCCATTGGTTCGAGTTCGAATGACACCTCCGTTGTGTCCTCTTACAAAATTGAATCTGGCAAAAAATCTTTCTGGGCCGTGCACAGTCACATCACCCGCACCGATCCCGCAGATAATGAATTTGCCAGCCGCGAACAAACGTTGCGCGTCGTCAAAAAACTTGGCATCAACTTTGTCCGTACCGGCTTCATTTGGCGTGATATTCAACCCCAACCCAATCGTTGGCAGTGGGCAAAATTCGATTCGGTCGTGCAGTCAGCTCGCCAGCAGCAAGTGTATTTGCTCGGCGTCATCCATGCGCCACCGGCCTGGGCATTCCCGGCGCATGAACATCTGAACGAATGGGCGGTGTTTGTGGATTCGGTTGTGACGCGCTACGGCGATGACGTTACGGATTGGGAAATCTGGAACGAACCGAACATCGGAAAGTTTTGGCCCAAGACCGCGCCGGTTGAGAGATACTTCGATCTCGTCAAGCGCTCCTATCAAATCATCAAGCAGAAACGGCCCGGCGCCAATGTGGTCTTGGGCGGCATGGCCAATCAACCCAGCGCCTTCATTTTTTGGGAAAGATTGGCGGAACTGGGTGTGGCCGATTATTGTGACGCCGTCGCGTATCATCCGTATGGTGTTGTCGGCGAGGAGTTGGCTCCCGTCTTACAGCGCATTCGCGGCATTTTTTCCCAGAATCATTCCTCTTCCAAGCCAATTTGGATCACTGAATACGGATGGGCTGCGTGGCGGCATCCGCTTCATCCGGCGTTCTCCGATGCGCTCACGCAGGTGTTGCGGTATTGTTTTGAGCACGAGCTTCAAATCAAACAACCGCCCGCCATTCTGGTTTTGGATGACGGGTACACCGCTGAAACAGAAATTTGCGACTTGTATGAGCCGATTCGCCGGCAAGTCGAGGCCTTCGGGTGGCGGATCGAACTCGTCGATATTGAAGCGTTGCTGAAATTTCTGCAAACTGCGAGGCAGCCGGGGCGGCAAAATGTGGTGATGATTTCGACAAATCAATTGCCGGGAGAGTTGTTGGAACCGTTAATCGATTTCGTGCAACGCGGTGGTTCGGTGGTGGCCCTCGGCGGCGCGCCGTTTCCCAAATACGCCGCGCGGCTGAACCTCGTTTTGAGCGTAGACCATGGCGAAGAGGATGCGCCAAATTGGATAAATCGAACGCTGCGGAATTTCAATCTGCCGGCCAACGCGCCGGCCAATAATTTCCTTCGCGACCCCAAGGCGCCGCAGAAAGTTCGCTATATTCCCCTGTTCAGCGCCAATCGGCAGGGCCAGGCGCTTGGTGAAACGGCCGCGCTTTATGATTATCAGGGCGAAAAAAAAGGCGCGCTGATCGCTTTTACCAACAGCTTGACGATCAAATCGACCAAACGCAGCGTGACATATCATCAACAGGCCATCGCCATTTTAAAGACGGCGCTGGTATATTGGCTCGAAGAGGGCCGGCACTTTTTTATCTATGAATTTCGTGATCAGGAGCGCGATACCAAGGACAAGTATTATGGACTTGTCGAAAAGGATTTTCGTTTAAAAGAAGCGGCACGGGCATTGGCCTGGTTGCAGCAACAGCTTGGCGACGGCGTCGTCGTTCGCAGCAAAAATTATTTTAACGATGGCGCGATTATCACGCTGGAAAATTCGAAGAGCGAGCGCTTTGTCGTCACCTGGGGGCGCGAAGCTGCCGCGAGCTTCAAATCGAATTTCATGAGCACAAAACAGTATGTGCCGGAAACCTATAATTGTGTTCAAGCCGACAAGTTGCTGGCCGGCCTCGAGCGCGGGCAAAAAGGCGCGCTGACCAATTTCATCGTCTGGCGCGCAGCGAAGTAA
- a CDS encoding glycosyltransferase family 4 protein: MRIAVNGKALGAVEKTGVARVALSLIRHIALLRRDFALEICLPGQAADFDLPANVKICCSGARFSKNSVTRSFWEQMILPLEIRAGGYDVLLNLTNSAPVLLSPRVPQILLVHDTGFRNTAWFSNFFSSYLSWVIATAAKAGVRLVTVSQTSARQLAEMLPDAAPVSVVPNDSDEPPAGVSAKKLPYRYGLFIGSLNPRKNISGAILGFQKFGASRRDDFRLHIVGGENSIFAALPPNLRDCPNVIFQGFVDEAEKWALLKGAEFLLLPSFLEGFGLPVLEAFKAGTPVAASDIPVFRELFDGAVEYVDPHSAEDIGRGIHEVVENRDKRARLIAAGQAMVKRFSWKSAAEKYVQILEETVANHEKS, from the coding sequence ATGAGAATTGCAGTTAACGGCAAAGCCCTCGGCGCGGTTGAGAAAACCGGCGTCGCGCGCGTCGCGCTGAGCTTGATTCGCCACATCGCCTTGCTGCGGCGGGATTTTGCTCTCGAGATTTGTCTCCCCGGCCAAGCCGCAGATTTCGATCTGCCGGCGAACGTCAAAATTTGCTGCAGCGGCGCCAGGTTCTCTAAAAATAGTGTTACGCGGTCTTTTTGGGAGCAAATGATTTTGCCGCTGGAAATCCGGGCCGGCGGCTACGATGTTCTACTCAATTTGACCAACTCGGCGCCGGTTTTATTGTCGCCCCGCGTCCCGCAAATCTTGCTGGTGCACGATACCGGCTTTCGCAATACCGCATGGTTTTCAAATTTTTTTTCATCCTATTTGAGCTGGGTGATTGCGACAGCCGCCAAAGCCGGCGTTCGTCTTGTGACGGTATCTCAAACTTCAGCGCGGCAATTGGCTGAAATGCTGCCGGACGCCGCGCCCGTGAGTGTCGTGCCCAATGATTCTGACGAGCCGCCTGCCGGGGTGTCAGCAAAAAAATTGCCTTATCGCTATGGCTTATTCATCGGTTCACTCAACCCGCGCAAAAATATTTCCGGCGCGATCCTGGGTTTTCAAAAATTCGGCGCTTCGCGGCGCGACGATTTTCGGCTTCATATTGTTGGCGGGGAAAACTCGATTTTTGCGGCGCTGCCGCCGAACCTGCGTGATTGCCCAAACGTTATTTTTCAAGGTTTCGTCGACGAGGCCGAAAAATGGGCGCTCTTAAAAGGCGCCGAGTTTCTGCTGCTGCCGTCATTTTTGGAAGGTTTCGGCCTGCCCGTGCTCGAAGCTTTTAAAGCCGGCACACCGGTCGCCGCCTCGGATATTCCGGTTTTTCGCGAGTTGTTCGATGGTGCGGTCGAATATGTTGATCCGCATTCTGCCGAAGACATCGGCCGCGGCATTCATGAAGTGGTTGAAAATCGTGACAAGAGGGCGCGTTTGATCGCAGCCGGCCAGGCGATGGTCAAGCGCTTCTCGTGGAAATCGGCTGCGGAAAAATATGTACAGATTTTGGAGGAAACCGTCGCAAACCATGAGAAATCTTAA
- a CDS encoding O-antigen ligase family protein, producing MTITPIGFFIIAIGIVAVMLPSRTTILYLTIFFMPFTATAVVNFPGPSFGLQPGYFLGMLLMARYVLEWLFSRTRQRLTHLQRMTLMPFVFFVFVAGLSILLIPFREYVYVRRPSGDYQLLRLSMENFTQFGYLVYVVFLTISIAACKLEPNEIRRAIRVLIASSIFVALWGWAQLYMYYAGIPYPEYIFNNSLSFLQKYGQKIRLLGFKRMNSVAPEPSMFARFLLMPTFLCFYYVYNKAGSVMKPKTALWLAIFFAITLIFTSTSTALVGLAGSLLLFLLYILSKRGRISVRIYTVRESLRTLFVVVLGFAGLPLALYSLATFALGLTTDQIIQFIEILLIDKADSESGGTRLDGALQGLSLFAANPLFGVGWGSNRTFDLLTNILSTTGLVGMLTFFLGNWLLARRTAWLSKRFIQNNLMTLSEYPKALFFALVVRLFGKFLSEPDILYLDHWLLVGLIVATLRWTNLNFETLVPKTRQSDREIPQNGRVHEAAVV from the coding sequence ATGACGATCACACCCATCGGATTTTTTATCATCGCCATCGGCATCGTCGCCGTGATGCTGCCCTCGCGCACGACGATTTTGTATCTCACGATTTTTTTCATGCCGTTCACCGCCACGGCCGTTGTCAATTTCCCGGGCCCGTCGTTCGGCTTGCAGCCGGGGTATTTTCTCGGCATGTTGTTGATGGCGCGCTACGTTTTGGAATGGCTGTTTAGCCGCACGCGCCAGCGCCTCACGCATCTGCAGCGCATGACGCTCATGCCGTTCGTCTTTTTTGTTTTTGTCGCGGGTCTGTCCATCCTGTTGATTCCGTTTCGTGAATATGTTTACGTGCGCCGGCCCTCGGGCGACTACCAGTTGCTTCGCCTCAGCATGGAGAATTTTACCCAGTTCGGCTATCTCGTCTACGTCGTTTTTCTCACCATCAGCATTGCCGCGTGCAAGCTCGAGCCGAACGAAATTCGCCGGGCGATTCGCGTGCTGATCGCTTCCAGCATTTTTGTTGCGCTTTGGGGTTGGGCGCAGCTTTATATGTATTATGCCGGCATTCCTTATCCGGAGTATATTTTCAACAACAGCCTGAGTTTTCTGCAAAAATACGGGCAAAAAATTCGCCTGCTCGGCTTCAAGCGCATGAATTCCGTCGCGCCGGAGCCCTCGATGTTTGCGCGCTTTCTGCTCATGCCGACGTTCCTGTGCTTTTATTACGTCTACAACAAAGCCGGCTCGGTGATGAAACCCAAAACCGCCTTGTGGCTGGCGATCTTTTTTGCCATCACCTTGATTTTTACCAGCACTTCCACCGCGTTGGTGGGCCTGGCCGGCAGCCTCCTTCTTTTTTTGTTGTACATCTTATCCAAGCGCGGCCGTATCAGCGTCAGGATTTATACCGTGCGCGAGAGCCTTCGCACGCTCTTCGTCGTGGTGCTCGGCTTTGCCGGGCTGCCGCTCGCGCTTTATAGTTTGGCAACATTTGCACTGGGCTTGACCACGGATCAAATCATCCAGTTCATCGAAATCCTGCTCATCGACAAAGCCGATTCAGAATCAGGCGGAACCAGATTGGACGGCGCCCTGCAGGGCTTGAGCCTTTTTGCCGCCAACCCACTTTTCGGCGTGGGCTGGGGCAGCAATCGAACCTTTGATTTGTTGACCAATATTTTATCCACAACCGGCCTCGTCGGCATGCTCACTTTTTTTCTGGGAAACTGGCTGCTCGCCAGGCGCACGGCGTGGTTGAGCAAAAGATTCATTCAAAACAATCTCATGACGCTTTCCGAGTACCCCAAGGCGTTGTTTTTTGCTTTAGTCGTGCGGTTGTTTGGCAAATTTTTGTCCGAGCCGGATATTTTGTATTTGGATCATTGGCTGCTGGTCGGGTTGATCGTCGCGACTTTGCGTTGGACAAATTTGAATTTTGAAACCCTCGTGCCAAAGACAAGGCAGAGCGATCGCGAAATTCCTCAGAACGGCCGAGTGCACGAAGCCGCAGTGGTTTGA
- a CDS encoding sulfatase-like hydrolase/transferase, translated as MKLLTGKNRFFAACFIAILLTGAAELLHAQNPRPNILVIITDDQRFDTVKDSMLRTQTRIFDQGVAFANAYVTTPVCTPSRASIMTGMYASRHGVRNNDSTFKLVSFVTRLREAGYYTGLVGKYLNSEDATPKPGYDYWVGLPSEGFYYNPILNVNGAWKDHQGYLTYWLRDYAIDFLKKAAARNNQPFFLFFNPKTPHSPFEPAPGDTILYRHLSPYRPPNFNEIDVSDKPAWLRSRPYLQKPWQDSVDTIRRRQLQMLWSLDQSLDAILEELKNQGKLDQTAIFYISDNGFFWGEHRLTGKGRIYEPSIRVAFALRYPPLVPAGKIETRLTANIDIAPTIYQLAGLPIPKEVDGRSLLGLFQPQPAWRSELLIEGWPAKQAFSAVHTDRYVYVENENDRAELYDLVKDPYQLQNSADHPANAALVKDLQGRLQKLLTAVEDEKPNDAVPSSFTLLQNHPNPVRSATTIRFVIRRPEHVALQVFDLNGRLVTTLIDWHMNSGEHALKLETSSLPNGVYIYRLQAGASRQQRKLVVLR; from the coding sequence ATGAAACTCCTAACGGGAAAAAACAGGTTTTTCGCGGCATGCTTCATCGCCATCTTGTTGACCGGCGCCGCTGAATTGTTGCACGCGCAAAACCCGCGCCCGAATATTTTGGTGATCATCACGGACGATCAACGTTTCGACACCGTCAAGGACTCTATGCTGCGCACGCAAACGCGAATCTTCGACCAAGGCGTGGCGTTTGCCAATGCTTATGTCACCACGCCGGTTTGCACGCCGAGCCGCGCCAGCATCATGACCGGCATGTATGCGTCACGCCATGGCGTGCGCAACAATGATTCCACATTCAAGCTCGTCAGTTTCGTGACACGCTTGCGCGAAGCTGGTTACTATACTGGCTTAGTGGGAAAATATCTCAACTCTGAAGATGCGACGCCGAAACCGGGATATGATTATTGGGTCGGCCTGCCTTCCGAAGGATTCTATTATAATCCCATCCTCAATGTCAACGGTGCCTGGAAAGATCATCAAGGCTATCTCACGTATTGGTTGCGCGATTACGCCATTGACTTTTTGAAAAAAGCCGCGGCGCGCAATAATCAGCCGTTTTTTCTTTTTTTCAATCCGAAAACGCCGCATTCGCCGTTCGAACCGGCGCCCGGTGATACGATTTTGTATCGCCATTTGTCTCCTTATCGACCGCCGAATTTTAATGAAATCGATGTTTCGGATAAGCCGGCGTGGCTGCGCAGCAGACCGTATCTCCAGAAGCCCTGGCAGGACAGCGTTGATACCATCCGGCGGCGGCAGTTGCAAATGCTGTGGTCGCTCGATCAGAGCCTCGACGCGATTTTGGAGGAGCTGAAAAATCAGGGCAAGCTCGATCAAACCGCCATTTTTTATATTTCCGATAACGGCTTTTTTTGGGGCGAACACCGCTTGACGGGCAAGGGACGCATTTACGAGCCGTCAATTCGGGTGGCTTTTGCGTTGCGTTATCCGCCTTTGGTCCCGGCCGGAAAAATTGAAACCCGGCTCACGGCGAATATCGATATTGCCCCGACGATTTACCAACTCGCCGGCTTGCCGATTCCGAAGGAAGTTGATGGACGCTCGCTGCTGGGATTGTTTCAGCCGCAGCCGGCCTGGCGCAGCGAATTGTTGATTGAAGGATGGCCGGCAAAACAAGCTTTTTCCGCTGTGCATACCGACCGTTATGTCTACGTCGAAAATGAAAATGATCGCGCCGAGTTGTACGATTTGGTGAAAGATCCGTATCAATTGCAAAATAGCGCCGACCATCCGGCAAACGCGGCGCTGGTCAAAGATTTGCAAGGTCGTTTGCAAAAACTCTTGACCGCGGTCGAGGATGAGAAGCCTAACGATGCGGTTCCATCTTCCTTCACGCTCTTGCAAAATCATCCCAATCCGGTTCGCAGCGCGACCACGATTCGTTTTGTGATCAGGCGACCTGAGCACGTTGCTTTGCAAGTGTTTGACTTGAACGGCCGCTTGGTCACGACGCTGATCGACTGGCACATGAATTCCGGCGAACATGCGCTGAAGCTTGAAACATCGTCTTTGCCAAACGGCGTTTATATTTATCGTTTGCAGGCCGGGGCCTCGAGGCAACAAAGAAAGCTGGTGGTGCTGCGATGA
- a CDS encoding sulfotransferase, with product MRSEKRLILVTGVPRSGTTAVGQMLALAPDAGALHEPFNYHSGLKNIEHYFEIPGSHSFSLARLDETIVQIKNLELAFKPGIFPSDKGLRRAVKYVIGARPLNSYRRLRLQPNLRTIIWKDPLACFTADHAAKQHEVKVLVTLRNPWAVAGSFKRMEWAFDLSDLAARLQQIGVDFCRELAGVDETIHASVANAALLWRMIYSTLACWAQVNTRIRFLNLDDVVGDPVATYKKLYQLLALDWNGRIAAKIATYYRSESERSVPKEKKAHDSGRNLAEVNTYWRGYLTEAEKDFVGKLTKEPWSEFQKICV from the coding sequence ATGCGAAGTGAGAAGCGACTCATTCTCGTCACCGGCGTGCCGCGGAGCGGCACCACGGCGGTCGGGCAAATGCTGGCGTTGGCGCCCGATGCCGGCGCGCTGCACGAGCCGTTTAATTATCACTCCGGCTTGAAAAACATCGAGCATTATTTCGAGATTCCCGGCTCGCATTCGTTTTCGCTGGCCAGGCTCGATGAAACCATCGTCCAAATCAAAAACCTCGAGCTTGCTTTCAAGCCGGGAATTTTTCCCTCGGATAAGGGTTTGCGGCGCGCAGTGAAATATGTGATCGGCGCCCGGCCGCTCAATTCCTATCGCCGGCTGCGCTTGCAACCGAATTTGCGGACGATCATTTGGAAAGACCCTCTCGCCTGTTTTACGGCCGATCACGCCGCAAAGCAGCATGAAGTGAAAGTGCTCGTCACCCTGCGCAATCCCTGGGCCGTCGCCGGAAGTTTCAAGCGCATGGAATGGGCCTTCGACTTGTCGGATCTCGCCGCGAGATTGCAACAGATCGGCGTTGATTTTTGCCGCGAACTGGCCGGGGTTGACGAAACGATTCACGCCTCGGTGGCGAACGCTGCCTTGTTATGGCGGATGATCTATTCGACGCTGGCGTGCTGGGCGCAAGTGAATACACGCATTCGGTTTCTCAATCTGGATGATGTCGTCGGCGATCCGGTAGCGACTTACAAAAAGCTTTATCAATTGCTGGCGCTGGATTGGAACGGCCGCATCGCGGCGAAGATCGCAACGTATTATCGCAGCGAGTCGGAACGCAGCGTCCCGAAAGAAAAGAAGGCGCACGATTCCGGCCGCAACCTCGCCGAGGTCAACACATATTGGCGCGGTTATCTTACCGAAGCGGAAAAGGATTTTGTCGGCAAGCTGACGAAAGAGCCGTGGAGTGAATTTCAGAAAATCTGCGTCTAA
- a CDS encoding sulfotransferase, whose amino-acid sequence MKKLNVVYVAGAGRSGSTILDRILGTIPGTVSTNELNRIWIDGFAGNKQCSCGAAFRECVFWRAVVAEAFGSAGKDEASRMQDIGAAVDRSRHFLQLLSPVKSAAFKKRLREYQEVLRRLYFAIAKVSGAGTIVDSSKIPSGALILKDVPGLDVHVIHLVRDARACVYAWQKKKQNAKSGVSLRQYTPLRTVTFWMMRNTFAGLLATQLPYVRVLYEDLMKNPRHELQRLLDLLGPFSGKRLNFTTDHSIALPEYHSISGNPDRFSNGVTDLRLDLEWMTKMNPKTRRMATALTYPLLAKYGYTNGLYNQAREDLQAHAK is encoded by the coding sequence ATGAAAAAACTCAATGTGGTTTATGTGGCTGGCGCTGGCCGGAGCGGCTCAACGATTTTGGATCGCATTTTGGGCACCATTCCCGGAACGGTTTCAACCAACGAGCTGAACCGTATTTGGATTGACGGTTTCGCCGGCAACAAACAATGTTCGTGTGGCGCCGCGTTTCGTGAATGCGTCTTTTGGCGCGCCGTCGTCGCCGAAGCATTCGGCAGCGCGGGAAAAGACGAAGCCTCCCGAATGCAAGATATTGGGGCCGCCGTTGATCGCTCGCGGCATTTTTTGCAGCTGCTTTCCCCCGTCAAAAGCGCGGCTTTTAAAAAGCGCTTGCGGGAATATCAAGAGGTTCTTCGCCGCCTCTATTTTGCCATCGCCAAAGTTTCCGGCGCCGGGACCATTGTCGATTCTTCAAAAATACCTTCTGGCGCGCTGATTCTCAAAGATGTTCCCGGCCTCGACGTGCACGTCATTCATCTCGTGCGCGATGCGCGCGCTTGCGTGTATGCCTGGCAAAAAAAGAAGCAAAACGCGAAAAGCGGCGTTTCGCTGCGCCAATACACGCCGCTGCGCACCGTGACATTCTGGATGATGCGCAACACCTTCGCCGGCTTGCTGGCGACACAATTGCCTTATGTGCGCGTGTTGTATGAAGATTTAATGAAAAATCCGCGTCATGAATTGCAGCGATTGTTGGATCTTCTCGGCCCCTTTTCCGGCAAGCGGTTGAATTTTACGACGGACCATTCGATTGCATTGCCGGAATATCATTCGATTTCCGGCAATCCCGACCGCTTTTCCAACGGCGTGACCGATCTGCGTTTGGATTTGGAATGGATGACGAAGATGAATCCAAAGACGCGCCGGATGGCAACGGCTCTGACTTATCCGCTGCTCGCGAAATACGGCTATACCAACGGGCTTTACAATCAGGCACGGGAAGATTTGCAAGCCCATGCGAAGTGA